A stretch of Brevundimonas naejangsanensis DNA encodes these proteins:
- the rdgB gene encoding RdgB/HAM1 family non-canonical purine NTP pyrophosphatase has protein sequence MNLKLIKGMRLVAATHNPGKAREIEALLDGHYRIVTAGELNLPEPDETESTFAGNAMLKARHAAQVSGEVALADDSGLSVAALDGAPGIFSARWAGPTKDFALAMRKVEQRLEETGSRDRSAWFTSALAVAWPDGPCVVVEGRVDGELVFPPRGDRGHGYDPIFQPEGSDLTFAEMDPAEKDAISHRGRAFARLKAALID, from the coding sequence ATGAATCTCAAGCTCATCAAGGGGATGCGGCTCGTCGCCGCCACCCACAATCCCGGCAAGGCGCGCGAGATCGAAGCGCTGCTGGATGGACATTACCGGATCGTCACGGCCGGAGAGCTGAATCTGCCCGAGCCGGACGAGACCGAGAGCACCTTCGCGGGCAACGCCATGCTGAAGGCGCGCCACGCCGCCCAGGTCTCGGGCGAGGTGGCCCTGGCCGACGATTCCGGCCTGTCGGTGGCGGCGCTGGACGGGGCGCCGGGCATCTTCTCGGCGCGCTGGGCCGGGCCGACCAAGGACTTCGCCCTGGCCATGAGGAAGGTCGAGCAGCGGCTGGAGGAGACGGGCTCGCGCGACCGCAGCGCCTGGTTCACCTCGGCCCTGGCCGTGGCCTGGCCCGACGGCCCCTGTGTCGTGGTCGAGGGCCGGGTCGACGGGGAGCTGGTCTTCCCGCCGCGCGGCGACCGCGGCCACGGCTACGACCCCATCTTCCAGCCGGAAGGGTCGGACCTGACCTTCGCCGAGATGGACCCGGCCGAGAAGGA
- a CDS encoding DUF2975 domain-containing protein, whose product MRFPKPDFLGKSAPRSPEDAPAYRLKSALRTPNVRTLGPGSVSSLLKIALDVAYVLMALVTGLLLLLWAASIFIPLDNLNVTVTDGTDGRQMPLTRPLLLFGLGALTAYFGGFLLILRYLRKIFRTLTLGDPFQPDNVRRLRQIGLILAVVTGGVWAAQGMVAARLAPGVMEPQGISDLLTPVFSILVVFVLAEVFREGARLRRESELTI is encoded by the coding sequence ATGCGATTCCCGAAACCGGACTTTCTCGGGAAATCCGCGCCGCGCAGCCCCGAAGACGCGCCGGCCTATCGCCTGAAGTCCGCCCTGCGCACCCCCAATGTCCGCACCCTGGGCCCCGGCTCGGTGTCGAGCCTGCTCAAGATCGCCCTGGACGTGGCCTATGTGCTGATGGCCCTGGTCACCGGCCTGCTGCTGCTGCTGTGGGCGGCGTCGATCTTCATCCCCCTGGACAATCTCAACGTCACCGTCACCGACGGGACGGACGGGCGCCAGATGCCCCTGACGCGGCCGCTGCTGCTGTTCGGCCTGGGCGCCCTGACCGCCTATTTCGGCGGCTTCCTGCTGATCCTGCGCTATCTGCGCAAGATCTTCCGCACCCTGACCCTGGGCGACCCCTTCCAGCCCGACAATGTGCGCCGCCTGCGCCAGATCGGCCTGATCCTGGCCGTGGTCACCGGCGGCGTCTGGGCGGCCCAGGGGATGGTGGCGGCCCGGCTCGCGCCCGGCGTCATGGAGCCGCAAGGGATCAGCGACCTGCTCACCCCCGTCTTCTCCATCCTCGTCGTCTTCGTCCTGGCGGAGGTGTTCCGCGAAGGCGCGCGCCTGCGCCGCGAATCCGAACTGACGATCTGA
- a CDS encoding helix-turn-helix domain-containing protein has translation MAIRVQLDRILAQRRMSLTELADRVGVTVANLSILKTGKARAVRFTTLDALCRELDCQPGDLLAHEPGPPAFDDED, from the coding sequence ATGGCCATCCGCGTCCAGCTCGACCGCATCCTCGCCCAGCGCCGCATGTCGCTGACGGAACTCGCCGACCGCGTCGGCGTGACCGTCGCCAACCTGTCGATCCTCAAGACGGGCAAGGCGCGCGCCGTGCGCTTCACCACCCTGGACGCCCTGTGTCGCGAGCTGGACTGCCAGCCCGGCGACCTGCTGGCCCATGAGCCGGGCCCGCCGGCCTTCGACGACGAGGACTGA
- a CDS encoding Smr/MutS family protein has protein sequence MARSPSGKGPPKAASATKPGTTEDDRRIWGRVTATVTPPAQRKAARVTPGAVLPALDEAPPAAPPAAQRGVAGKKRAAALTPASAGRVAASPPPKPPAPRPRPAPEELEPRRQRRLSRERDPIEARIDLHGFGRFEAEDQLRGFLIGCQARGLRSVLVITGQGRRGGGVIRASVHEWLTGPHLRGVVSGFASAHRRHGGEGALYVTLKGR, from the coding sequence GTGGCCCGCTCCCCTTCGGGCAAGGGGCCGCCGAAAGCCGCATCCGCGACCAAGCCCGGAACGACCGAAGACGACAGGCGCATCTGGGGCCGCGTGACGGCCACGGTGACGCCCCCGGCGCAGCGCAAGGCCGCGCGCGTGACGCCCGGCGCCGTCCTGCCGGCGCTCGACGAGGCGCCGCCCGCCGCGCCGCCCGCCGCCCAGCGCGGCGTCGCCGGCAAGAAACGCGCCGCAGCCCTGACCCCCGCCTCGGCCGGACGCGTCGCCGCGTCCCCGCCGCCGAAGCCCCCGGCCCCGCGCCCCCGCCCGGCGCCCGAGGAGCTGGAGCCGCGCCGCCAGCGCCGCCTGTCGCGCGAGCGCGATCCGATCGAGGCGCGCATCGACCTGCACGGCTTCGGCCGCTTCGAGGCCGAGGACCAGCTGCGCGGCTTTCTGATCGGCTGCCAGGCGCGCGGCCTGCGCTCGGTCCTGGTCATCACCGGCCAGGGACGCCGGGGCGGCGGCGTCATCCGCGCCTCGGTGCACGAATGGCTGACGGGTCCCCACCTGCGCGGCGTCGTCTCGGGCTTCGCCTCGGCCCACCGCCGCCACGGCGGGGAGGGCGCGCTGTATGTGACGCTGAAGGGGCGGTGA
- the ccmB gene encoding heme exporter protein CcmB: MTAVRALFARELSLAWGGGGGPLLACGFLLCLTAILPLAAGGDPRVLAPAASGAAWMALALASLLSLERMFERDLEDGALDLLATGPLPLEATMTVKALAQWLATGLPLALTAPVAALALGQPAELIGLTGLSAALGGLGFAFTGALGAALALGARRGGLLIAVVVLPLFIPPVVFGAGALTRAANGQSPASALALLGAYVLFALVIAPLAGAAAVKNAQG; the protein is encoded by the coding sequence ATGACGGCCGTCCGCGCCCTGTTCGCGCGCGAACTGTCCCTGGCCTGGGGCGGCGGCGGCGGGCCGCTGCTGGCCTGCGGCTTCCTGCTGTGCCTGACGGCCATCCTGCCCCTGGCGGCGGGGGGCGATCCGCGCGTCCTGGCCCCGGCGGCCTCGGGCGCGGCCTGGATGGCCCTGGCCCTGGCCTCCCTGCTGTCGCTGGAGCGGATGTTCGAGCGCGACCTGGAGGACGGGGCGCTGGACCTGCTGGCGACCGGACCCCTGCCGCTGGAGGCGACGATGACGGTCAAAGCCCTGGCGCAATGGCTGGCGACGGGCCTGCCGCTGGCCCTCACGGCGCCGGTGGCGGCCCTGGCTCTGGGCCAGCCGGCCGAGCTCATCGGCCTGACCGGGCTGTCGGCGGCGCTGGGCGGCCTGGGGTTCGCCTTCACCGGGGCGCTGGGCGCGGCCCTGGCCCTGGGGGCGCGGCGCGGCGGGCTGCTGATCGCCGTGGTGGTGCTGCCGCTGTTCATTCCGCCGGTGGTGTTCGGCGCCGGCGCCCTGACCCGCGCGGCGAACGGCCAGAGCCCCGCCTCGGCCCTGGCCCTGCTGGGCGCCTACGTCCTGTTCGCCCTGGTGATCGCGCCGCTGGCGGGGGCCGCCGCCGTTAAGAACGCGCAGGGGTGA
- the ccmA gene encoding heme ABC exporter ATP-binding protein CcmA gives MLIGVDIRSLTLSRGERRLFVGLTTGLSAGEAVALTGANGAGKTSLLRAVAGFIRPDAGSVAFRGADGEIEAETARRAALHLLGHHEGLKPQRTARQELGFQVEWLGGSTDALAAAVERLKLAPLLDLETRKLSAGQRRRLSLARLVAAPRALWLLDEPLAPLDEAWRGVAAELMAEHLAGGGLILAAVHDPLPVSARPLDLGATR, from the coding sequence GTGCTGATCGGCGTCGATATCCGGTCCCTGACCCTGTCGCGCGGCGAACGGCGGTTGTTCGTCGGCCTGACGACCGGCCTGTCGGCGGGCGAGGCGGTCGCCCTGACGGGAGCCAACGGGGCGGGCAAGACCAGCCTTTTGCGCGCCGTGGCCGGCTTCATCCGGCCCGACGCGGGGAGCGTCGCCTTTCGCGGCGCCGACGGTGAGATCGAGGCCGAGACGGCGCGGCGCGCGGCCCTGCACCTGCTCGGCCATCACGAAGGGTTGAAGCCCCAGCGCACGGCCAGGCAGGAGTTGGGTTTCCAGGTCGAATGGCTGGGCGGTTCGACCGACGCCCTGGCCGCCGCCGTCGAGCGGTTGAAGCTGGCCCCCCTGCTGGATCTGGAGACGCGCAAGCTGTCGGCCGGTCAGAGGCGGCGGCTGTCGCTGGCCCGCCTCGTCGCCGCGCCGCGCGCCCTGTGGCTGCTGGACGAGCCCCTAGCCCCGCTGGACGAGGCCTGGCGCGGCGTCGCGGCTGAACTGATGGCCGAGCATCTGGCGGGCGGCGGCCTGATCCTGGCCGCCGTCCACGACCCCCTGCCCGTCTCGGCGCGGCCGCTGGACCTGGGGGCGACGCGATGA
- the acnA gene encoding aconitate hydratase AcnA, which yields MPSIDSLKTRQDLAVGRKKYAYYSLPAAEEAGLAGISRLPRSMKVLLENLLRNEDGVSVTEDDLKAVAAWIENKGAVEHEIAFRPARVLMQDFTGVPAVVDLAAMRDAMAKLGADPAKINPLNPVDLVIDHSVMVDHFGDAKAFGQNVEREYERNIERYNFLRWGSSAFNNFRVVPPGTGICHQVNLEHLAQTVWTAEEGRKTVAYPDTVVGTDSHTTMINGLAVLGWGVGGIEAEAAMLGQPIPMLIPEVIGFKLTGKLPEGATATDLVLTVTQMLRKKGVVGKFVEFFGPAIAGMTIEDQATIANMAPEYGATCGFFPVSQATIDYLTATGREKARVALVEAYAKAQGLWIDETSEDPIFTDVLELDISTVVPSLAGPKRPQDRVELTVAAPAFATALADVFARPTDAPRVAVEGEKFDLGDGDVVIAAITSCTNTSNPSVLIAAGLVARKAHALGMKVKPWVKTSLAPGSQVVTDYLTDAGLQKDLDALGFNLVGYGCTTCIGNSGPLDPAVSKAINDNGLVATSVLSGNRNFEGRVNPDVQANYLASPPLVVAYALAGSMRIDITKEPIGQDKKGNDVFLKDVWPTSDEIAAIQKKSVTPKMFAKRYADVFKGDEHWQAIKVTGGQTYEWDDNSTYVQNPPYFEGLSMEPAPVSDIVEARILGIFGDSITTDHISPAGSIKKASPAGQYLTNHGVDALDFNSYGARRGNHEVMMRGTFANIRIRNRITPDIEGGVTKHFPSEDTMSIYDAAMRYQSEGRPLVVFAGKEYGTGSSRDWAAKGTRLLGVRAVIAESYERIHRSNLVGMGVVPLQFKEDGWQKLGLTGEEIVTIRGLTDANVGKLKPRQDLWVELFRPSDGKMARFPVRCRIDNQTELDYFKAGGVMPYVLRNLARGDEK from the coding sequence ATGCCGTCGATCGACAGCCTCAAAACCCGCCAGGACCTCGCGGTCGGGCGCAAGAAATACGCCTATTACAGCCTTCCCGCCGCCGAGGAAGCCGGTCTGGCCGGGATTTCCCGCCTGCCGCGCTCGATGAAGGTGCTGCTGGAGAACCTGCTGCGCAACGAAGACGGCGTCTCCGTCACCGAGGACGACCTGAAGGCCGTCGCCGCCTGGATCGAAAACAAGGGCGCCGTCGAGCACGAGATCGCCTTCCGTCCGGCCCGCGTGCTGATGCAGGACTTCACCGGCGTTCCGGCTGTCGTCGACCTGGCGGCCATGCGCGACGCCATGGCCAAGCTGGGCGCCGATCCGGCCAAGATCAATCCGCTGAACCCTGTCGACCTGGTCATCGACCACTCGGTCATGGTCGACCACTTCGGCGACGCCAAGGCCTTCGGCCAGAACGTCGAGCGCGAATATGAGCGCAACATCGAACGCTACAACTTCCTGCGCTGGGGCTCGTCGGCCTTCAACAACTTCCGCGTCGTGCCGCCCGGCACCGGCATCTGCCACCAGGTCAACCTGGAGCACCTGGCCCAGACCGTCTGGACCGCCGAGGAAGGCCGCAAGACCGTCGCCTATCCCGACACCGTGGTCGGCACCGACAGCCACACCACCATGATCAACGGCCTGGCCGTCCTGGGCTGGGGCGTCGGCGGCATCGAGGCTGAGGCGGCCATGCTGGGCCAGCCGATCCCGATGCTGATCCCCGAAGTCATCGGCTTCAAACTGACCGGCAAGCTGCCGGAAGGCGCGACGGCCACCGACCTGGTGCTGACCGTCACCCAGATGCTGCGCAAGAAGGGCGTGGTCGGCAAGTTCGTGGAATTCTTCGGTCCCGCCATCGCCGGCATGACCATCGAGGACCAGGCGACCATCGCCAACATGGCCCCGGAATACGGCGCCACCTGCGGCTTCTTCCCGGTGTCGCAAGCCACCATCGACTATCTGACGGCCACCGGCCGTGAGAAGGCGCGCGTCGCCCTGGTCGAGGCCTACGCCAAGGCGCAGGGCCTGTGGATCGACGAAACCTCGGAAGACCCGATCTTCACCGACGTGCTGGAGCTGGACATCTCGACGGTCGTGCCGTCGCTGGCCGGTCCGAAGCGTCCGCAGGACCGCGTCGAGCTGACCGTCGCCGCCCCGGCCTTCGCCACCGCCCTGGCCGACGTCTTCGCGCGCCCGACCGACGCCCCGCGCGTCGCCGTCGAGGGTGAAAAGTTCGACCTGGGCGACGGCGACGTGGTCATCGCCGCCATCACCTCCTGCACCAACACCTCCAACCCGTCGGTGCTGATCGCCGCCGGCCTGGTGGCGCGCAAGGCCCACGCCCTGGGCATGAAGGTCAAGCCCTGGGTCAAGACCTCGCTGGCCCCCGGCTCGCAGGTCGTCACCGACTATCTGACCGACGCCGGCCTGCAGAAGGACCTGGACGCCCTGGGCTTCAACCTGGTCGGCTACGGCTGCACCACCTGCATCGGCAACTCCGGCCCGCTGGACCCGGCCGTGTCCAAGGCGATCAACGACAACGGCCTGGTGGCCACCTCGGTCCTGTCGGGCAACCGCAACTTCGAGGGCCGGGTGAACCCCGACGTCCAGGCCAACTACCTGGCCTCGCCGCCGCTGGTGGTGGCCTACGCCCTGGCCGGCTCGATGCGCATCGACATCACCAAGGAGCCGATCGGCCAGGACAAGAAGGGCAATGACGTCTTCCTGAAGGACGTGTGGCCGACCTCGGACGAGATCGCCGCCATCCAGAAGAAGTCGGTCACGCCCAAGATGTTCGCCAAGCGCTACGCCGACGTCTTCAAGGGCGACGAGCACTGGCAGGCCATCAAGGTCACCGGCGGCCAGACCTATGAGTGGGACGACAACTCCACCTACGTCCAGAACCCGCCCTACTTCGAGGGCCTGTCGATGGAGCCGGCCCCGGTCAGCGACATCGTCGAGGCGCGCATCCTGGGCATCTTCGGCGACTCGATCACCACCGACCACATCTCTCCGGCCGGTTCGATCAAGAAGGCCTCGCCGGCTGGTCAGTACCTGACCAACCACGGCGTCGACGCCCTGGACTTCAACAGCTACGGCGCCCGCCGCGGCAACCACGAAGTCATGATGCGCGGCACCTTCGCCAACATCCGCATCCGCAACCGCATCACCCCCGACATCGAGGGCGGCGTCACCAAGCACTTCCCCTCGGAAGACACGATGTCGATCTACGACGCGGCCATGCGCTACCAGTCGGAAGGCCGTCCGCTGGTCGTCTTCGCCGGCAAGGAATACGGCACCGGCTCCTCGCGCGACTGGGCGGCCAAGGGCACCCGCCTGCTGGGCGTCCGCGCCGTCATCGCCGAAAGCTATGAGCGCATCCACCGCTCGAACCTGGTCGGCATGGGCGTCGTCCCGCTGCAGTTCAAGGAAGACGGCTGGCAGAAGCTGGGCCTGACGGGCGAAGAGATCGTCACCATCCGCGGCCTGACCGACGCCAACGTCGGCAAGCTGAAGCCGCGTCAGGACCTGTGGGTCGAGCTGTTCCGTCCGTCGGACGGCAAGATGGCCCGCTTCCCGGTCCGCTGCCGCATCGATAACCAGACCGAGCTGGACTACTTCAAGGCCGGCGGCGTCATGCCCTACGTCCTGCGCAACCTCGCGCGCGGCGACGAGAAGTAA
- a CDS encoding hydrogen peroxide-inducible genes activator, producing MSVLPTLRQLQYLKLLAEHGSFSRAAEAAHVSQPALSSGVQELERVLGTAVVERTRGAVILTAVGAEAVRRAEDVLARAEDLVEAAQNAGKPLSGRFRLGIIPTVAPFLLPRTLPGLKTLYPGLRLFIREDLTPRLIAGLKAGQLDAAVIALPYDAPGIDHAHIGDDEILAAAPVGHPLAGAGPIPEGMLKADDLILLEDGHCLRDQALAAVNIEAPRGEDVFAATSLHTLVQMVSSGLGVSFLPQMAVKAGLADSPGVVVRPISDDAPRREIVVAWRAGSSRAAEARLLAEALKLD from the coding sequence ATGTCCGTCCTGCCCACCTTGCGCCAGCTGCAATATCTGAAGCTCCTGGCCGAGCACGGCTCCTTCAGCCGCGCCGCCGAGGCCGCCCATGTCAGCCAGCCCGCCCTCTCGTCGGGGGTGCAGGAGCTGGAGCGCGTCCTGGGCACCGCGGTGGTCGAGCGCACGCGCGGGGCGGTGATCCTGACCGCCGTGGGCGCCGAGGCGGTGCGCCGGGCCGAGGACGTGCTGGCGCGCGCCGAGGACCTGGTCGAGGCGGCCCAGAACGCGGGCAAGCCACTGTCGGGCCGGTTCCGCCTGGGGATCATCCCGACGGTGGCGCCCTTCCTGCTGCCGCGCACCCTGCCGGGGCTGAAGACCCTGTATCCGGGCCTGCGCCTGTTCATCCGCGAAGACCTGACGCCGCGCCTGATCGCCGGGCTGAAGGCGGGCCAGCTGGACGCCGCCGTCATCGCCCTGCCTTACGACGCGCCGGGGATCGACCACGCCCATATCGGCGACGACGAGATCCTGGCCGCCGCCCCCGTCGGCCATCCGCTGGCGGGCGCCGGGCCGATCCCGGAGGGAATGCTGAAGGCCGACGACCTGATCCTGCTGGAAGACGGACACTGCCTGCGCGATCAGGCCCTGGCGGCGGTCAATATCGAAGCGCCGCGCGGCGAGGACGTCTTCGCCGCCACATCCTTGCATACGCTGGTGCAGATGGTGTCCTCGGGGCTGGGCGTCAGCTTCCTGCCGCAGATGGCGGTGAAGGCGGGTCTGGCCGACAGTCCGGGCGTCGTCGTGCGGCCCATTTCCGACGACGCGCCGCGCCGCGAGATCGTGGTCGCCTGGCGCGCCGGCTCCAGCCGCGCAGCCGAGGCGCGCCTGCTGGCCGAGGCGCTCAAGCTGGACTGA